The stretch of DNA TTTTCACTATCAAAAAATTTAGCCCGATTATACGCAACATTTTCAAAATTTTGCCTTATTTCAGGCGCATTAAGCACCTTTATCATCACTTCTTTCATCGCATTTTCGTCATCAACTGGTACTAAAATACCAAACTCACTCTCGCCCAAAAGCTCCTTTGCACCGCTTTTGTGCTCAGTCGAGATGATAGTTTTCTCACATGCAAGTGCTTCAAGCAGGACATTTGAAAAGCCTTCGAATCTAGAAGCACAGAGCAAACAAGAGGCGTTTTTTATGTGTTTGAAGGGATTTTTGTCGGTGCCAAGAAGCTTTACGCGCTCGCCGACATTGAGCTTATCTATCAAATTTTGAAGTTCATCTTTTAAGGGCCCTTTGCCCAAAATTCCGAGCATAGCACGAGGGTCGTTAATCGAAGCTATTATTTTTATTAGCATGGCTTGATTTTTACCGCTATCAAGGCGGCCTATGTTTATGAAAAATGGCTTAAAACCACTCTCAAGCGGCTCATCTTTTAGCAAATTTATAGTTTTTAGATCAAGGGCGTTATAAAGCACCTTTGTTTTTGCCTCGCTCATGCCAAAATTTCGCACCAGATCCTCTTTATTGCCAGCTGCATTTGCAAGAATTAGATCAGCTTTTTTATAAAGATGAGTGATTAAAAATTTATTAACTCGCCCGCTTAGATCGTCTTTATATAAGATCGACGGACAGCTTCGCTCGCTGATAACTAGCCTTTTTTTAAAGCCCAAAATTCTAGCAAGCCCAGCAATATAACAAGGGCGGTTCATCAGCACAAACTGCGTGTCTATGCCTAAGTTTTGACAAAGCTTTTTATACTTAAAGGCAAGCATTGGCATCGCCAAAAAGAGCCTTGCAAGCTTTTTTAGCCCACTTTCATAAGGATCGCTATTTTCTATAAAGTGGATCTGCACCTCACTTGGAATCTCATAGGCGATGACCTTGCTCATTAAGATGAGGTGAACTTCATAACTTCTAACCAAAAATGGCAGTAAATTTGCCACATTTCGCTCAGCCCCACCAGGCCCCATCGAGTATAAAAAAACGGCTAATTTTTTCACTTATCAACAACCTTTTTTATAAATTCTCGCCACTGCTTTATAATATTTTCTTTGCTAAATAAATTTGCACTTTCGCTGGTATTTTTTGCTAGTTTTTGCCTCAAATTTTCATCTTTTAAAAGCATCTCAAGCTTATCTTTTAGATCATCTTTGTCGCCATTTTTAAAGATAAGCCCGTCTATGCCGTCATTTATAAGCTCTCTTGCACCCACAGTGTCGCTACTTAGCCTAGCACAGCCAAAGGCAGCTGATTCTATTAGCACATTTGAAAGCCCCTCGCTTCTTGAGCTAAGAGTAAAAATTTTTGCCTCGCTATAAAGCTTACTAACGTCATTCATGTGACCTAGAAATTTGACGTTAAGCCCCAAATTTGACGCCATTTGCTTCAGTTGCGCTTCTTGCCTGCCACTGCCTGCGATCTTTATCTCCCAGCCATCAAGCAAGCTCTTATCCACCTTGCTAAGCGCCTCAAAATAGATATCATAGCCCTTTACCGCCTCCAGCCTTGCCACACTTAAGATGACATTTTGCTTTTCGCAATTTTCAGGCACGTCGATAAAGAGTGGGTTGTGGATGACCTCGCGATTTTTGGCAAATTTATAGTAGTCGTAGTCGCTTTTACTTAGCACGCTTAAGCCATCTACAAAGAGGTAGCTAATATCACGCATAGCGCTTGCGATTTTGCTTTTTAGATAGCTGTGCTCGTGATGCTCGGTTGCTATTAGTTTGCTCTTTAGCCCAGCATTTGCCAGCACGCAAGCGACGTTTGTCCAGTCGATAAAGCTCATTATCAGATCAGCCCTTTGCTCTTTAAAAAGCGCTCTAAGAGTGAGGATTTTTTTAAATTTTAAAGCAAGCCCTGAGCCAGTGACGTTAAGATTTATAATATTTATCTTTTCACTAAATTTATAAAGCCCAAGGTCCTCTTCAAGAAGAGCGATAGTGATCTCATTGTCTTTGCAAAGCTCGTTTGCAAGCACGTTTAGCACGCGCTCGGCTCCACCATTTCTAAGTGCGGCTATGACAAAAAGAATTTTCACTTCACACCTCCAAGCCTTAAAAGCTCCAGCCATTTTTTATAAATTTGCTCCACGCTAAACTCATCAAGTCTAGCCCTTGCGTTTTTGACAAATTCGCTCATTTTTGCCTCATCTTGCAGCAAATTTGCAAGCTTTTCGCTCATCTGATCAGCGTCATTTATCTCGCAAAGCAAGCCATCAAAGCCATCTTTTATAAGCTCTTTTGCCCCGCTAGTTCTTGTCGCAACACGCACGCAGTCGTAGTTTATCGCCTCTATCAAGGTATTTCCAAGACCCTCGAAATTTGAGCAAGAAAGCAGCACCTTTGCCCTTTTATAAAGCGAGGCGATGTCGCTTACATTGCCTAAAAACTCTACATCAGCGCCCAAGCTTTTGGCTAAATTTTCTAAATTTGCTCTCTCGCCGCCATCTCCAGCGACAGCAAATTTATAGCCGCTTTGCTCTAAATTTGCAGCCACCCTTACAAACATTTCGCAGTTTTTTATCTTATTTAGCCTGCCAACAAAGATGACTAAATTTTCTTTAGCAAAGCTCTCGCTGCGCACCTCTTCAAAGAGTGGGTTGTAAATTTTCATCACATTTTTGCAAAATTTCGAGTAGTAGCCTAGATCCTCGTCGCTTAAGACGCTAAGTGCGTTTGCAAATGGATAGCTTATGCGTCTTAACACCTTAAAAATGGCTCTTTTTGGCGCAAGGTAGTTTGTGTGCTCGCTTATGATTATAGGCGTTTTTAGTCCAGCCGAGCTAAAGAGCACTAAGGTATTTACGGCGTCTAAAAAAGATATCACAGCGTCAAATTTACCCTCTCTTATGAGCGCTCTTAAGGCAAGCACCTTTGAAACTCTCTTTTTTAAATTTCCAACCAAGCCAAGCTCATCAGCCCCAACGCCTAAATTTATGAGCTTCACGCCACTTGCTAGCTCGTAAAATGGCTCATCCTTGTCAAATTTAACAAGGCTTACATCATGATCCATGCTAAATCTTGATGCGATCACCGCGCAAACTCGCTCCGCACCGCCACTTCTAAGCGTTGATGTGACAAATAATATCCTCATACGCCAAACCTTTGTTTTATCTTTACTCTAAGCTTTGAGAGTGCTGGTAAAATGCCACTTGGAAGAGGGCTAAGCAGTAAGAAAATAAACGCCTCTTTACTAAATTTAATGCTAAGACTTTTAAAGATACACCTTAGCATAAGGCCATATTCGCCTGCTATTTTGGCGTAGTAAGCGGCGTTTTTATACTGCAAGGCTAGAAATTTTGGCTCATTTTTTATGGCTATGTCGTAGTGCAAATTTGCCGTTTTGATGTAGGCGTTTGCCACATTTAGCGCGTGTTTGCCGGCATTTAACGTCGCACTGTCGCTTCTTGCGATGCGGTAGATATAAAGTGGCTTTTTAAGATAGAAGACATTTTTTTCAAAAAAGCGGATATAAAGCTCATTTTCGCCGCCAAAACTACTCTCATCAAATCTAAAGCCGTCTATAAATTCACGTGAAAAAAGCTTAAAATACTCGCCATTTATCCGCCCGCAGTGATAATCAACCTTACTCATCGCCCCGCTCTCGCTATATGGGCTTCTACCAGCCACGACCTCGGTCATCACGCCATCTTTCTCGCAGATCGCGTCTACAAAAACACACGAATACTCGCCACTTTTTAAAATTTCATAGCACTGGGCAATCGCCTCTGGTAAAAGCTCGTCGTCATCGTCAAGCAAGCAGACAAACTCGCCCGTTGCGTTATCAAAGCCGTTATTTTTGTTGCCATTTGGACTCTTTTTATGGGCTGTGTTTTTTACAAATTTGATCCTTGCGTCGTTAAAACTATTACAAATTTCACTCGCACTCTCGTCATCGCCGTCGTCAGTTACAACTATCTCTAAGTTTTTATAGCTTTGAGCTAGAGCGCTTTTTATAGCCTTCTTTAAAAGCTCTGGACGCTTATAAGTCGCGGTTACTATGCTAATTAACGGCTCGCTCATCTAGCCCCTTTTAAAAATTCTCTCATAGCCTTGAAGCTTTTCAAGCCGTGAGAAAAGTATAAATTTAAATGTTTTTATATAGGCCTTTAAATTTGCGCTGTATCCTCTCTCAAGGCGCTCACCCTCGATGTTTGAGCCACTTAGATCAGTTGGGTGCGCAAAAAGATCACAAAAATACATCTGCATATCATTAACGCCAAGCAAATAGTCCCAAACATCTGTCGTGCAAAGCGCATTTTTGTGGATTTCAAACAAATTTTTAGCGCTTTTTTTAGTTAGCACATAAGCCCCTGCTCTATAAATGCTTGAAAATGAGTGCTTTGAAACCTGCCAAAGTGGCTTACTTAGGCTGGCATCCACCTTTTTGCCAAAGGCGCTAAACCTGCCTTCTAGCCCATCTTGCATGCCACATATCAGCACGCTGTTTTCAGGCATCTTGCTAGCTACTAAAAAGGCCTCTTTTATGGCATTATCATCTCCGATCACGTCGTCTTCAAAGATGATGGCAAATTTGGCTTCACTCGCTAAAAACGCCTCATAAGCTTTCACGTGCGAGAGCGAACAGCCAACCTCTGCTGGGCTTAAAACCTTGCCGTAAGCTTTAAATGACGGCGAAATGATCTTATAGTACTCCCTCGCGTTTAGCTCCCTGCCATCAACTGCGTCTATTAGCTTAAAGCTATCATAAGAGCTAAATTTCTGCTGCAAAAGTTCGCGCCTTTTGGTATCTTTTGCCAAAGAGATCAGATAAATTTCATTCATTTAAGACCTTTTAATTTTTTTTAAAATTTTACGCCAAACTATGCCTCGCTCGAAGGCATTAAAAAACAAAAAATATCCCAAAATATAAGCTGCGCCGGCGTATATCGCAGCAAAGATAGCAAATTTTAGCCAGTTATCTAAGCTCACAAAGTCCTTGCAGGCAAACATCGCAAGCACGAAGAGCGCAAAAACGGCTAAACTTTTAAAATAAACCCCGTAAAATGTGGTGAGTTTCACCTCTAAATTTAAGGCAGCATTTATAAGGTCAAAGCCAAGAATCCTTATGCTATAAAAAATGGCTGCGACGATGACGATACCATAAACGCCATAGTCACTAAATTTAAGCAGTGCGATCTGCGCTATGATCGTGCTAACGCCAAGGATAGTGTTGGCAATGGCTGGTCGGCGAAGCTTGTTTGTCGCGCTATCAAGACTAAAAAGCGAAAAAACAAAGCTTATAAAGACAATCGGCACTAGCGTGATCATCGAGACATTGTAGATAAATTTAACCTCGTCTTGGCTTTTAAAAGGTAACCATAGCGTGTAAAAATCAAGCCCAAAAACGACAAAAAATGCTACTGGAGCGCTCATCACAAAGGCGATCACTTTCATTGAAAATTTAGCCTCTTTTATGAGGTCAGTGATCAAATTTTTTGAGTAAAGCTCGACAAATTTTGGCGCAAAGATACCGCTAAGCTGTGCCACAAAGCTCTCAAGTATGATAGGGGCGGCCTTGGCGACAGAAAGAAGGCCAGTGGCGTTTGCATTGACAAAAATGTTGCAGATAAATAGGTCCATACCTGTTAAAAGTATGCGGTTTAGCGCATTAAAGCTGTTCCAAATGCCAGAGCTTAAAAGCTCTTTGATTTTAGAAAAGTCAAATTTACTAAGGCTAAATTTTAGCTCCGGCGTGATGCGAGCTGACATAAAAATGGTGCTAAAAAAGACAAAAAGGCTAGCAACTAGCGCTGAAATGGCGATGTAAGAGATGAACGGCTTAAAAAAGAAAAAAAGCGCCACGATAAGGACCGCTAGGATCGCACTTGAGATGGCGTTTCTGATGGAGAGCAGATAGAGTTTGTTTGTCACAAAGGCGCAAACTGTAAGAACGCCATTAAATAGTCCAACGCAAAAATTTATAAAGTAAAAAACAAGGGTCATTCTCACGTCAAAGAGTAAATTTTCAGGGACGTTTAAAAAGCTTTGCAAATTTATGATAAAAACCGAACTAAGCACCACTACAACAGCACAAAAGAAGATATTTACGACAAGCACTGATGAGTAGTAGGTGTTTGCAAGGCTTAGATCTTTTTTGTGCCACGCATGAGCGACAAAGCGTCCGCTGACCGAGTTTATCGCTACGCTCACGACTGCTGCATAGCTAACGATGGCGTTACTAAGACCCACAAAGCCAAAAGCTTCGTTACCAAGGCTTTTTAGGATAAATGGCGTAAGAAAGAAATTTATGCCCATTGATACGACAAAAACAACGATTGAGCTTATTAGATTGATTAGCATTAGATTTTTAACCTGTAAATTTTTACGCCACTTGAGATAACAAATGGCTCAAAGTATCGCTCATCAGCTCGCTCAAATATAAAAAGCTGCACAAAAGATGAGTTAAAAGCATTTTCATCAAGCAACAATATCCGCGCATAATCTTCCAAAAAAACAACATAAATTTTGGCATTTTTATCTATGATTTTTTCATCTATTCGCAAATCTCTTCCAGCACCTTTTACCTTATAAAATGATTTTACGGCTATTTTTTCGCCGTTATGTATGATAAATTTTTGCTCATTTGTAGGCAAAGCATAGCCGTCTCCGAGGTCGATACCAGCTTCGCTAATGCCATTTAATGCACTAACATGATAAAAATTCTCTTTTTGCCTTTTACCAGTTGTAATGTCGATATAGCTATATCTAAAGATATTTGGTGCAATGTCAATCATATTTGGCACAAGATAGTAAAAAACCTCTTTTTTTGCAGCTGGCAGAGTGAAATTTTCGCTTTCAAGCTGACTCAAAAAAGTATTTATATTGCTTGTGTTGTAGTCTTTTAAAATTTTATCTATTGGCCTTATATTTTGCTCAAGCGAAATGTCATTATACGTAACTGCCACTCTTGCAAGTCTAGCCGAAAATACCTGATCTTTTCTCAAAGCAAGGCTAACAAAATAATTATTTTCGCCACCTTGTCTACCAGGATCGTTTAAAGTCATAACATCAGCAAAATATCTTATAGCATATCCGTAATCCCACCATGAAAATACATAATCATCGTGCTTTGCTACCTTTTTGAGTTCATCAAGCGCCACTGCTTCATCACGGCTAATCACAGTGTTTGGCCTGTATAAATAAGCAAAATCTAAATTTATAGCAAGAGCGGCTACAACAAAAACCAAAAGTGATAAATTTTTAATAGAATTTCTAAGATCAAATAAATTTAAAAAAAAATGCAAGAAATACCCAAAACCAAGCGCAACAAGTGGTGTTGCGTACATAACAAATCTAACTCCACTAAAGAAAGAGAGGAGTCCAAGTCCAAGCATTGGCAAAGTAAGTAAAAATGGACGAAATTTAAAGCAAAGTAATAAGTATCCAATAATAGCCGCCAGTAGTATAAGAATATTTCCCGACATGAAATAGATAAAATACAAAGGACTGGCACTTTTTACTTCACTGATGAAATTATACTCATTTATAAAGTGAAATTTATCGCTAAGAATTTCATTGCCTTTAAAAACATAAATACCCATTTTTGAAGTAATGAAATCAAAACCACCAAAATAGATAAAAATAGCTAGCATTAAAGTAAGAAAAATGGCTAAATTTCTAGCTGAGAGTAAATTTTTATATTTGCAAAAAAGAGAGAAAAATAAAGCAATAACTACTAAATTAAAAACCAAAATTTTATTTGCTATTAGTGGATCTTTAGTAAAAACATTTGAGCTTACGATGCTTATAAACATAAAAAATATCGCTTGATAATTTTGCAATCTATCTCGCATAAAAACTAGTGTATATAGCAAAAACATAAATAAAATACTTAAAATAAGTGCATATGAGCTTTGATACCACCAAAGATAAAGCGATACAAAAAGGCCCGGCAAAACGATAAATTTTTGTTCGTTTGTGCTTAAAAGCCTGATCAAAAAATAGATGATAAAAAGCGCAAATGTGACATTTAACATGTCACTATCAAAATATCCAGGCGATGTCCTTGAAAGATAGCTTGGCAAGATAACGCTCATAAATGCAGCCACAGCCCCAGCTTTTAGCGCTTTGAGCTCATTTGATATCAAAATAACTGGAAGTGCGATAAGAGGAGCTAAAAAGATGCTCATATAAAACATCACGCTTTCGATCTTAAAAGGAAAAATTTTACAAATATAAAAAACTATGGTTGAGATTGGGTGATTAAAGGGGCTAAAGTCATTTTGCTGATGAAAGCCAGCCAGCATATCTCTAGCGCTCTCTGCGTAATAATATGCGTCATTTGTCGTAAGCATAAATTCGCCATTAAAGTAAAACTCTGGCATATCCTTTGCCCACAATACCCAGAGCATCCTAGCCGCAAATCCAAACAGATAAGCAGCTGGAAATATAAGTAAAATTTTACAATTTACGCTTACTTTGTGCACTAAATTCCTTACAGCCTAGCGTCAGCCTCTGGGTAGATATTTTTTATATCATAAACTAAATGGCCTTTTAAATTTAGCTTTTTAAACTCATTGTGAGCTACGGCGATCACGATGCAGTCGTAGTCGTTTAGGTTATACTCTTTTACTAGATCAAAGCCGTACTCGTGTTTTACCTCAGTGCTATCAGCCCAAGGATCGGTCACATCGACCTTGCAGCCAAAGTCTTTTAGCTCATCGACTACGTCTATAACGCGAGAATTTCTTATATCTGGGCAGTTTTCTTTAAATGTCATACCAAGAACAAGCACGCGGGCTTTGTTGATAAGCACGCCTTTTCTTATCATTAGTTTTATAACCTGATCAGCTGCGTATCTGCCCATATCATCGTTGATACGGCGACCTGCTAGGATCATTTCAGGATGATAGCCCACCTCTTGAGCTTTGTGAGTGAGGTAGTATGGATCTACGCCGATGCAGTGACCGCCGACTAAACCTGGGCGGAAATTTAAGAAATTCCACTTAGTACCAGCAGCTTCAAGCACGTCAATGGTGTTGATATGAAGCTTTTCAAAAAGCATCGCAAGCTCGTTTATAAAGGCGATGTTTATATCACGCTGAGTATTCTCGATGACCTTTGCAGCCTCGGCTACTTTGATACTTGAGGCCTTATGAGTGCCAGCTGTGATGATCGAGCGATAAATTTCATCGACCTTATCAGCGATCTCTGGGGTTGAACCGCTTGTGATTTTTTTGATTTTAGTTACGGTGTGCTCTTTGTCACCTGGGTTTATACGCTCTGGCGAATAGCCGCAGAAGAAATCTTTGTTAAATTTAAGCCCACTTTTTTCAAGAAGTGGCACGCAAATCTCCTCTGTAACGCCTGGATAAACGGTGCTTTCATAGACAACGATGTCGCCTTTTTTAAGCACTTTTGCCACACTCTCAGTCGCTTTTACGACTGGAGTTAGATCAGGGCGCTTGTTCCTATCTATCGGAGTTGGAACGGTCACGATGAAGAAGTTGCAACTTCTAATGTCATCTAAATTTAGGCTAAATTTCATGCCATTATCGATGGCTTTTTTCATCTGTTCGTTACTAAGTTCAAGCGTTCTATCATACCCAATTTTAAGCTCTTCTATACGTTTTGCATTTACATCAAAGCCTACTACTTCGTACTTTTCGCTAAAAGCTGCTGCAAGTGGAAGTCCCACATATCCAAGTCCTACTACTGCTATTTTCATTTACTTTTTCCTTTCTTTTTTGCTTCTATCTTTTTTACGCGTTCGTACATTCTTATTTCCGCACTTACACCTTTTGGAGTTATGATTCTAATAGGGCTAATGCCTGGTAAAATTTTAGTAAATTCGTAATAAACCCGCCTCTTTTTCTTTCTGTCCTTACATAGCATCATCGTT from Campylobacter concisus encodes:
- a CDS encoding glycosyltransferase, which produces MKKLAVFLYSMGPGGAERNVANLLPFLVRSYEVHLILMSKVIAYEIPSEVQIHFIENSDPYESGLKKLARLFLAMPMLAFKYKKLCQNLGIDTQFVLMNRPCYIAGLARILGFKKRLVISERSCPSILYKDDLSGRVNKFLITHLYKKADLILANAAGNKEDLVRNFGMSEAKTKVLYNALDLKTINLLKDEPLESGFKPFFINIGRLDSGKNQAMLIKIIASINDPRAMLGILGKGPLKDELQNLIDKLNVGERVKLLGTDKNPFKHIKNASCLLCASRFEGFSNVLLEALACEKTIISTEHKSGAKELLGESEFGILVPVDDENAMKEVMIKVLNAPEIRQNFENVAYNRAKFFDSENIASELINFLENPNE
- a CDS encoding glycosyltransferase; the encoded protein is MKILFVIAALRNGGAERVLNVLANELCKDNEITIALLEEDLGLYKFSEKINIINLNVTGSGLALKFKKILTLRALFKEQRADLIMSFIDWTNVACVLANAGLKSKLIATEHHEHSYLKSKIASAMRDISYLFVDGLSVLSKSDYDYYKFAKNREVIHNPLFIDVPENCEKQNVILSVARLEAVKGYDIYFEALSKVDKSLLDGWEIKIAGSGRQEAQLKQMASNLGLNVKFLGHMNDVSKLYSEAKIFTLSSRSEGLSNVLIESAAFGCARLSSDTVGARELINDGIDGLIFKNGDKDDLKDKLEMLLKDENLRQKLAKNTSESANLFSKENIIKQWREFIKKVVDK
- a CDS encoding glycosyltransferase, with the translated sequence MRILFVTSTLRSGGAERVCAVIASRFSMDHDVSLVKFDKDEPFYELASGVKLINLGVGADELGLVGNLKKRVSKVLALRALIREGKFDAVISFLDAVNTLVLFSSAGLKTPIIISEHTNYLAPKRAIFKVLRRISYPFANALSVLSDEDLGYYSKFCKNVMKIYNPLFEEVRSESFAKENLVIFVGRLNKIKNCEMFVRVAANLEQSGYKFAVAGDGGERANLENLAKSLGADVEFLGNVSDIASLYKRAKVLLSCSNFEGLGNTLIEAINYDCVRVATRTSGAKELIKDGFDGLLCEINDADQMSEKLANLLQDEAKMSEFVKNARARLDEFSVEQIYKKWLELLRLGGVK
- a CDS encoding glycosyltransferase family 2 protein — protein: MSEPLISIVTATYKRPELLKKAIKSALAQSYKNLEIVVTDDGDDESASEICNSFNDARIKFVKNTAHKKSPNGNKNNGFDNATGEFVCLLDDDDELLPEAIAQCYEILKSGEYSCVFVDAICEKDGVMTEVVAGRSPYSESGAMSKVDYHCGRINGEYFKLFSREFIDGFRFDESSFGGENELYIRFFEKNVFYLKKPLYIYRIARSDSATLNAGKHALNVANAYIKTANLHYDIAIKNEPKFLALQYKNAAYYAKIAGEYGLMLRCIFKSLSIKFSKEAFIFLLLSPLPSGILPALSKLRVKIKQRFGV
- a CDS encoding glycosyltransferase family 25 protein, whose protein sequence is MNEIYLISLAKDTKRRELLQQKFSSYDSFKLIDAVDGRELNAREYYKIISPSFKAYGKVLSPAEVGCSLSHVKAYEAFLASEAKFAIIFEDDVIGDDNAIKEAFLVASKMPENSVLICGMQDGLEGRFSAFGKKVDASLSKPLWQVSKHSFSSIYRAGAYVLTKKSAKNLFEIHKNALCTTDVWDYLLGVNDMQMYFCDLFAHPTDLSGSNIEGERLERGYSANLKAYIKTFKFILFSRLEKLQGYERIFKRG
- a CDS encoding MATE family efflux transporter, whose translation is MLINLISSIVVFVVSMGINFFLTPFILKSLGNEAFGFVGLSNAIVSYAAVVSVAINSVSGRFVAHAWHKKDLSLANTYYSSVLVVNIFFCAVVVVLSSVFIINLQSFLNVPENLLFDVRMTLVFYFINFCVGLFNGVLTVCAFVTNKLYLLSIRNAISSAILAVLIVALFFFFKPFISYIAISALVASLFVFFSTIFMSARITPELKFSLSKFDFSKIKELLSSGIWNSFNALNRILLTGMDLFICNIFVNANATGLLSVAKAAPIILESFVAQLSGIFAPKFVELYSKNLITDLIKEAKFSMKVIAFVMSAPVAFFVVFGLDFYTLWLPFKSQDEVKFIYNVSMITLVPIVFISFVFSLFSLDSATNKLRRPAIANTILGVSTIIAQIALLKFSDYGVYGIVIVAAIFYSIRILGFDLINAALNLEVKLTTFYGVYFKSLAVFALFVLAMFACKDFVSLDNWLKFAIFAAIYAGAAYILGYFLFFNAFERGIVWRKILKKIKRS
- a CDS encoding STT3 domain-containing protein, translated to MHKVSVNCKILLIFPAAYLFGFAARMLWVLWAKDMPEFYFNGEFMLTTNDAYYYAESARDMLAGFHQQNDFSPFNHPISTIVFYICKIFPFKIESVMFYMSIFLAPLIALPVILISNELKALKAGAVAAFMSVILPSYLSRTSPGYFDSDMLNVTFALFIIYFLIRLLSTNEQKFIVLPGLFVSLYLWWYQSSYALILSILFMFLLYTLVFMRDRLQNYQAIFFMFISIVSSNVFTKDPLIANKILVFNLVVIALFFSLFCKYKNLLSARNLAIFLTLMLAIFIYFGGFDFITSKMGIYVFKGNEILSDKFHFINEYNFISEVKSASPLYFIYFMSGNILILLAAIIGYLLLCFKFRPFLLTLPMLGLGLLSFFSGVRFVMYATPLVALGFGYFLHFFLNLFDLRNSIKNLSLLVFVVAALAINLDFAYLYRPNTVISRDEAVALDELKKVAKHDDYVFSWWDYGYAIRYFADVMTLNDPGRQGGENNYFVSLALRKDQVFSARLARVAVTYNDISLEQNIRPIDKILKDYNTSNINTFLSQLESENFTLPAAKKEVFYYLVPNMIDIAPNIFRYSYIDITTGKRQKENFYHVSALNGISEAGIDLGDGYALPTNEQKFIIHNGEKIAVKSFYKVKGAGRDLRIDEKIIDKNAKIYVVFLEDYARILLLDENAFNSSFVQLFIFERADERYFEPFVISSGVKIYRLKI
- a CDS encoding nucleotide sugar dehydrogenase encodes the protein MKIAVVGLGYVGLPLAAAFSEKYEVVGFDVNAKRIEELKIGYDRTLELSNEQMKKAIDNGMKFSLNLDDIRSCNFFIVTVPTPIDRNKRPDLTPVVKATESVAKVLKKGDIVVYESTVYPGVTEEICVPLLEKSGLKFNKDFFCGYSPERINPGDKEHTVTKIKKITSGSTPEIADKVDEIYRSIITAGTHKASSIKVAEAAKVIENTQRDINIAFINELAMLFEKLHINTIDVLEAAGTKWNFLNFRPGLVGGHCIGVDPYYLTHKAQEVGYHPEMILAGRRINDDMGRYAADQVIKLMIRKGVLINKARVLVLGMTFKENCPDIRNSRVIDVVDELKDFGCKVDVTDPWADSTEVKHEYGFDLVKEYNLNDYDCIVIAVAHNEFKKLNLKGHLVYDIKNIYPEADARL